One stretch of Anas acuta chromosome W, bAnaAcu1.1, whole genome shotgun sequence DNA includes these proteins:
- the LOC137847515 gene encoding olfactory receptor 14A16-like, producing MALVFQRELAMALGIVVEMAPRAEPNILLYFPPQTGPHAHRNQMSNSSSISEFLFLPFADTQELQLALFLGIYLAALLGNGLILTAVACDHRLHTPMYFFLLNLALLDLGCISTTVPKAMANSLWDTRAISYAGCAAQVFLFVFLMSAEYSLLTIMAYDCYVAICKPLHYGTLLDNRACAQMAAAAWGSAFLNAVLHITNTFSLSLCQGNAVDQFFCEIPQILKLSCSQSFLSEVWVLVGNLFIDFGCFVFIVLSYVQIIRVVLRMPSEKGRHKAFSMCLPHLAVVSLFLSTAMFTYLKPLSISSPSLDLVVAVLYSVVPPAVNPFIYSMRNQELKVALNKVISLTFFTASKLLICLHN from the exons ATGGCCCTGGTGTTccagagggaattggccatggctttggggataGTGGTGGAGATGGCTCCTAG GGCTGAGCCtaatattttgctgtatttcccTCCTCAGACTGGTCCGCATGCCCACAGGAAtcaaatgtccaacagcagctccatcagcGAGTTCCTCTTCCTGCCATTTGCAGAcacacaggagctgcagctcgcgctcttcctgggcatctacctggctgccctcctgggcaacggcctcatcctcaccgccgTAGCTTGCGACCACCGactccacacccccatgtacttcttcctcctcaacctcgccctccttgacctgggctgcatctccaccactgtccccaaagccatggccaattccctctgggacaccagggccatttcctatgcaggatgtgctgcacaggtctttctgtttgtctttttgaTGTCAGCAGAGTATtctcttctcaccatcatggcctatgactgctacgttgccatctgcaaacccctgcactacgggaccCTCCTGGACaacagagcttgtgcccagatggcagcagctgcctggggttctgcttttctcaatgctgtgctgcacattaccaatacattttccctgtccctctgccaaggcaatgctgtggatcagttcttctgtgaaatccctcaaatcctcaagctctcctgttcACAGTCCTTCCTCAGTGAAGTTTGGGTTCTTGTAGGTAATCTTTTCATCGACTTTGGGTGTTTTGTATTCATTGTGCTCTCCTATGTACAGATCATCAGGGtcgtgctgaggatgccctctgagaagggccggcacaaagccttctccatgtgcctccctcacctggctgtggtctccctgtttctcagcactgccatgtttacctacctgaagcccctctccatctcctccccatctctggacctggtggtggcagttctgtactcagtggtgcccccagcagtgaacccctttatctacagcatgagaaacCAGGAGCTGAAAGTTGCACTGAACAAAGTGATTTCATTGACATTTTTCACTGCTAGTAAACTTCTCATTTGTCTCCACAACTGA
- the LOC137847133 gene encoding olfactory receptor 14C36-like: MSNSSSITKFLLLAFADTRELQLLHFALFLGIYLAALLSNGLILTAIACDHRLHTPMYFFLLNLALLDLGCISTTVPKAMANSLWDTRAISYTGCAVQVFFFFLLFSAEYSLLTIMSYDRYVAICKPLHYGSLLGSRACAQMAAAAWGSGFLYALLHTANTFSLPLCQGNAVDQFFCEIPSILKLSCTDSYLREVGFLMFSAFLGFGCFVFIVLSYVQIFRAVLRMPSERGQYKALSTCVPHLFVVSLFLSTLIFAYLKPPSISSPSLNLVVAVLYSVVPPVVNPLIYSMKNQELRGAIRKVSSWMFEYIEKFPLFPLK, encoded by the coding sequence atgtccaacagcagctccatcaccaagttcctcctcctggcattcgcagacacacggGAGCTGCAACTtctgcacttcgcgctcttcctgggcatctacctggctgccctcctgagcaacggcctcatcctcaccgccatagcctgcgaccaccgcctgcacacccccatgtacttcttcctcctcaacctcgccctcctcgacctgggctgcatctccaccactgtccccaaagccatggccaattccctctgggacaccagggccatttcCTACACAGGCTGTGCTGTCcaggtctttttcttcttcttattgttttcagcagagtattcccttctcaccatcatgtcctatgaccgctacgttgccatctgcaagcccctgcactacgggagcctcctggggagcagagcttgtgcccagatggcagcagctgcctggggcagtggctttctctatgctctgctgcacactgccaatacattttccctgcccctctgccaaggcaatgctgtggaccagttcttctgtgaaatcccctcaatcctcaagctctcctgcacAGActcctacctcagggaagttggaTTTCTTATGTTCAGTGCTTTTTTGGGGTttggatgttttgttttcattgttctctcctatgtgcagatcttcagggctgtgctgaggatgccctctgagcgGGGACAGTACAAAGCCCTTTCCACATGTGTCCCTCACCTGTTCGTGGTCTCCCTGTTCCTCAGCACTCTCatatttgcctacctgaagcccccctccatctcttccccatccctgaacctggtggtggcagttctgtactcagtggtgcctccagtagtgaaccccctcatctacagcatgaagAACCAGGAGCTCAGAGGTGCTATTAGAAAAGTATCTTCATGGATGTTTGAATATATTGAGaaatttcccctctttccccTAAAGTGA